From one Patescibacteria group bacterium genomic stretch:
- a CDS encoding helix-turn-helix transcriptional regulator has product MKNINKSKPKYDAMAKARKHPLFKKYSQEAKARILLAAEIYDARTKKGLSQQKLAQNIKTTQKEISKIENGQINVGVDLVYEIAKNLDLKFRIGKTRLL; this is encoded by the coding sequence ATGAAGAATATAAATAAAAGCAAACCAAAATATGATGCTATGGCAAAAGCCAGAAAACATCCTCTTTTTAAAAAATACTCCCAAGAAGCAAAGGCGAGGATTTTGCTGGCGGCTGAAATATATGATGCCAGAACTAAAAAAGGATTAAGCCAGCAGAAATTGGCTCAAAATATAAAAACCACCCAAAAGGAAATTTCCAAAATTGAAAACGGACAGATTAATGTCGGCGTGGATTTGGTTTATGAAATAGCCAAAAATTTGGATCTCAAATTTCGGATCGGAAAAACGCGGTTGTTATAA
- a CDS encoding DNA cytosine methyltransferase — translation MKFIDLFAGIGGFHLGLHSIGGECVFVSEWDDKARITYEENFKALSPKVFEVGLFSKGVNLFEGDITKVKEKNIPEFDILCAGFPCQPFSNAGLKKGFEDSRGTLFFDIVRIVKHHKPKVVFLENVKGFRSHDKGNTFRVVKETLEKLGYKVYAEVLNAKNYGVPQNRERIYIIGFLEDVDFKFPKPTKKVKVGDILDKKVDDKYTISDKLWAGHQRRKKEHREKGNGFGYSMFDENSEYTSTISARYYKDGSEILIKQKNKNPRKITPREAARLQGYPEIFKIPVSDTSAYKQFGNSVAVPVIIVLAKEIKKALDSFNKK, via the coding sequence ATGAAATTTATAGATTTATTTGCAGGAATTGGCGGTTTCCATTTAGGACTTCACAGCATAGGCGGTGAATGTGTTTTTGTATCTGAATGGGACGACAAAGCAAGAATAACATATGAAGAAAATTTTAAAGCTCTATCCCCAAAAGTTTTTGAAGTTGGATTATTTTCAAAAGGGGTTAATCTATTTGAGGGCGATATAACAAAAGTTAAAGAAAAAAACATACCAGAATTTGATATTCTTTGTGCCGGTTTTCCATGCCAGCCATTTTCTAACGCAGGATTAAAAAAAGGCTTTGAAGATTCTAGAGGAACTTTATTTTTTGATATTGTTAGAATAGTAAAACATCATAAGCCAAAGGTCGTATTCCTTGAAAACGTAAAAGGCTTCAGAAGTCATGATAAAGGAAATACTTTCAGAGTTGTTAAAGAAACTTTAGAAAAACTCGGATATAAGGTTTATGCCGAAGTTTTGAATGCAAAAAATTATGGAGTGCCGCAAAATAGAGAAAGAATTTATATTATAGGATTTTTAGAAGATGTTGATTTTAAATTTCCAAAGCCAACAAAGAAAGTAAAAGTTGGAGATATTCTAGATAAGAAAGTTGATGATAAATATACAATTTCAGATAAATTATGGGCTGGTCATCAAAGAAGGAAAAAGGAACATAGAGAAAAAGGAAATGGCTTTGGCTACTCTATGTTTGATGAAAATTCAGAATATACAAGCACAATATCTGCAAGATATTATAAAGATGGATCTGAAATTTTAATAAAACAAAAAAATAAAAATCCTAGAAAAATAACTCCGAGAGAGGCTGCTAGACTTCAAGGATATCCAGAAATATTTAAAATTCCTGTTAGTGATACGTCAGCTTATAAACAATTTGGAAATAGCGTCGCTGTTCCAGTTATTATTGTTTTAGCAAAAGAAATCAAGAAAGCCTTAGATTCATTTAATAAAAAATAA
- a CDS encoding [FeFe] hydrogenase, group A: MPKIINIKINNKKIKAQEGDTILETAYKAGIEIPHLCFHPDTEVKANCRVCVVEIKGRKDLPTSCSTKIEEGMEIKTESSRVAKARKINLELIFSEHIEKCGTCPMNFNCKLLNYAKKYNLKITRFKDRKKNRKVYKFGNAVELDSSQCIDCRNCVDICEQQGVGFLKLKNKGHKIEVVPVDDGKHDCVYCGQCAVHCPVTAIQEQLNYNEIEKDLKNKKNKILVAQIAPSIRTSIGEMFNLPYGKIMTGQLISSLRALGFDYVFDVNFGADVTTIVEAEELAERLKNKNFVLPMFTSCCPAWVKFVEFYYPEFIPNLTTSRSPHIHLAGIIKTYWAKKIKVDPKKIVVVSIMPCTAKKYESSRKELWLNNRPLVDSVLTTRELGYLLHKHKIDLTKIKPTKSDNPLGEHSGAGAIYGASGGVMESALRTAMFLLNKEKLKSINFKQIRGQQGIKKAEVKVGNRNLKLAVSNGLGNAKKILEELKQNPREYDYVEIMACPGGCIGGGGQPIPTTPLQRIKRAESLYQIDKKKKIREAHKNQEAKKAMSWLKKDKKLASQILHTKYHKKNKPEGFKIL; this comes from the coding sequence ATGCCAAAAATAATAAATATTAAAATTAATAATAAAAAAATAAAAGCTCAAGAAGGAGATACTATTTTAGAAACAGCTTATAAAGCTGGGATTGAAATTCCACATCTTTGTTTTCACCCAGACACAGAAGTAAAAGCAAATTGCAGAGTTTGTGTCGTTGAAATAAAAGGAAGGAAAGATTTGCCGACTTCTTGCTCAACAAAAATTGAAGAAGGTATGGAAATAAAAACAGAATCTTCGCGAGTGGCAAAAGCGCGAAAAATAAATTTAGAGCTTATTTTCTCTGAGCACATTGAAAAATGCGGAACTTGCCCAATGAATTTTAATTGCAAATTATTAAACTATGCAAAAAAATATAATCTAAAAATTACTCGTTTTAAAGATAGGAAAAAAAATCGCAAAGTTTATAAATTTGGCAATGCAGTTGAGCTTGATTCAAGTCAATGCATTGATTGCAGGAATTGTGTTGATATTTGCGAACAGCAAGGTGTCGGATTTTTAAAATTAAAAAATAAGGGGCATAAAATTGAAGTTGTTCCGGTTGATGATGGCAAGCATGATTGTGTTTATTGCGGGCAGTGCGCTGTTCATTGTCCTGTCACAGCTATTCAAGAACAATTGAATTATAATGAAATAGAAAAAGATTTAAAAAATAAAAAAAATAAAATTTTAGTGGCTCAAATTGCTCCATCAATTAGAACTTCAATTGGCGAAATGTTTAATCTGCCGTATGGCAAAATAATGACAGGGCAGCTGATTTCCAGCTTGCGAGCCTTGGGCTTTGATTATGTTTTTGATGTAAATTTTGGAGCTGATGTTACAACCATTGTTGAAGCCGAAGAACTGGCAGAAAGATTAAAAAATAAAAATTTTGTTTTGCCAATGTTCACATCTTGTTGTCCAGCGTGGGTAAAATTTGTTGAATTTTACTATCCAGAGTTTATTCCAAATTTGACAACATCGCGCTCTCCGCATATTCATTTAGCTGGGATAATAAAAACTTATTGGGCGAAAAAAATAAAAGTTGACCCTAAAAAAATTGTTGTTGTTTCAATTATGCCTTGCACGGCAAAAAAATATGAATCATCAAGAAAAGAATTATGGCTAAATAATAGACCGTTAGTTGATTCTGTTTTAACAACAAGAGAGTTGGGATATTTGCTTCATAAACATAAAATAGATTTAACAAAAATCAAACCAACAAAATCAGACAATCCGCTTGGTGAACATTCAGGCGCCGGAGCGATTTACGGAGCAAGCGGAGGAGTTATGGAATCTGCTTTGCGAACAGCAATGTTTTTATTAAATAAAGAAAAATTAAAATCAATTAATTTTAAACAAATAAGAGGCCAGCAAGGAATTAAAAAAGCCGAGGTTAAAGTAGGGAACAGAAATTTAAAACTTGCTGTCTCTAATGGTTTAGGAAACGCTAAAAAAATATTAGAGGAACTAAAACAAAATCCGCGTGAATATGATTATGTAGAAATAATGGCGTGTCCAGGCGGATGTATTGGCGGAGGCGGTCAGCCGATTCCAACAACTCCATTGCAAAGAATAAAAAGAGCTGAAAGTTTATATCAAATTGATAAAAAGAAAAAAATCAGGGAAGCGCACAAAAATCAAGAAGCGAAAAAAGCAATGAGCTGGCTAAAAAAAGACAAGAAATTGGCGAGTCAAATTTTACACACAAAATATCACAAAAAAAATAAACCCGAAGGATTTAAAATTTTATAA
- a CDS encoding PEP-utilizing enzyme: MTCHAAIVAREMNKPCIIGTKIATQVLKDGDLVEVDANKGVVKILKRQK, from the coding sequence ATAACTTGCCACGCCGCCATAGTCGCCCGCGAGATGAATAAACCTTGTATTATCGGAACTAAAATCGCTACCCAAGTTTTGAAAGACGGGGATTTAGTGGAAGTAGACGCTAATAAAGGGGTTGTCAAAATTTTAAAACGCCAAAAATAA
- a CDS encoding S41 family peptidase, giving the protein MFKNFLKASLAIFLLIFVFLLGLTVGEEQDFRKTITDGKVIINKNALKENSGNSIDFNLFWEVWDIIQNNYVDGPVPNEQLFYGALAGEVASLGDPYSIFLDPEISKEFERELSSEFEGIGAEIGIKNKMLIVISPLPDSPAEKAGLKSGDKIYKIDGKEAVHLTLNEAVSLIRGDAGTKVVLTVFREGEDSEIDIEIIRNKIHFDTVKWEIKNNNILYVEISHFNYDTEELFNKMANENLNKNISGIILDLRGNPGGFLDVAVDIAGKWIRKGDVVVMEKFSETNKLYHRSDGRGEFAGIPTIVLINEGSASASEIIAGALQDYNLATLLGEKTFGKGSVQDLRSLSDGSKIKITIAKWLTPKERAIDMEGIEPDIEIELTDEDYNNDRDTQLDKALEILRK; this is encoded by the coding sequence ATGTTTAAAAATTTTTTAAAAGCAAGTTTAGCTATTTTTTTATTAATATTTGTTTTTCTTTTGGGATTAACGGTCGGGGAGGAACAAGATTTTAGAAAAACCATAACAGACGGCAAAGTAATAATTAACAAAAATGCTTTAAAAGAAAATTCAGGCAATAGTATTGATTTTAATCTTTTTTGGGAAGTTTGGGATATTATCCAAAATAATTATGTTGACGGTCCTGTTCCGAATGAACAGCTTTTTTACGGTGCGTTAGCTGGAGAAGTGGCGTCTCTAGGTGATCCATATTCAATTTTTTTAGATCCTGAAATATCTAAAGAATTTGAAAGAGAACTTTCTTCAGAGTTTGAAGGAATTGGCGCTGAAATAGGGATAAAAAATAAGATGTTAATAGTTATTTCGCCGTTGCCTGACAGTCCTGCTGAAAAAGCTGGTTTAAAGTCTGGAGACAAAATTTATAAAATTGACGGCAAGGAAGCAGTGCATTTAACTTTGAATGAAGCTGTGTCATTAATCAGAGGCGACGCTGGGACAAAAGTTGTGTTAACTGTTTTTCGTGAAGGAGAAGATAGCGAAATAGACATAGAGATAATTAGAAATAAAATTCATTTTGATACTGTAAAATGGGAAATAAAAAATAATAATATTTTATATGTAGAAATTTCTCATTTTAATTACGATACTGAAGAGCTTTTTAATAAAATGGCAAATGAAAATTTGAATAAAAATATCAGCGGAATCATTTTGGATTTAAGGGGTAATCCAGGCGGATTTTTAGATGTTGCCGTTGATATTGCCGGGAAATGGATTAGGAAAGGCGATGTTGTCGTGATGGAAAAATTCAGCGAAACCAATAAATTGTATCATAGGTCAGACGGCAGGGGCGAATTTGCTGGGATTCCGACAATTGTTTTAATTAACGAAGGTAGCGCTTCAGCATCAGAAATTATTGCAGGAGCTTTGCAGGATTATAACTTAGCGACTTTGCTTGGAGAAAAAACTTTTGGCAAAGGTTCTGTCCAGGATTTGCGATCTTTGAGCGATGGATCAAAAATTAAAATAACAATAGCAAAATGGCTCACTCCAAAAGAAAGGGCAATAGATATGGAAGGGATTGAGCCGGATATTGAGATTGAATTAACCGACGAGGATTATAACAACGATCGTGATACACAATTAGATAAAGCGTTAGAAATATTAAGAAAATGA
- a CDS encoding DUF2283 domain-containing protein, producing MEKTKEQKLKSIKVYYDSFGNTLNVWFEDPKKEFISEETGDEVILNKDKKGKVIGFEKLNFFKHGGASVKSLPVEVFLQ from the coding sequence ATGGAAAAAACAAAAGAACAAAAATTAAAATCAATTAAAGTTTATTATGATTCATTCGGCAATACATTGAATGTTTGGTTTGAGGATCCTAAAAAAGAATTTATTTCTGAAGAAACAGGAGACGAGGTTATTTTAAATAAAGATAAAAAAGGCAAAGTAATCGGATTTGAGAAGTTGAATTTTTTTAAGCATGGGGGCGCTTCTGTTAAATCATTGCCTGTTGAGGTGTTTTTACAGTAA
- a CDS encoding CTP synthase, whose translation MRKYIFVIGGVMSGVGKGITSASIGKVLQGKGFKATAVKIDPYINVDAGTMNPIEHGEVFVTNDGDETDQDIGNYERFLNQDIPSDNYMTTGRVYLSVIERERNLEYKGKCVEVVPHIPEEVINRIKKASSIANADFTIVEIGGTVGEYQNLLFLEAARMMHLENTDGVLFFMVSYLPIPDKIGEMKTKPTQHAVRTLNASGIQPDFIIARSKRPLDEPRKKKISIFCNIKSEDVISAPDIDLIYDVPINFEKDNLGDLILRKFNIKQRNHDLIDWKNMVKKAKSAEQKIKIGIVGKYFNTGDFILTDSYISVIEAVKHGAIFNKIKPEFIWLSTKQLEDEGTRCLKKLDGIIIPQGWGSRGSEGKIKAIKYCRENKVPYFGLCYGMQMAVIEFARNVCNLKDADSAEINPKTPYQIIHIMPDQEKYVKEKKYGGTIRLGAWPCKVKKGTRLYDIYNKEKNISERHRHRYEFNNKYREQVEKAGLVICGTSPDNKLVEAIELPDHPFFIGTQFHPEYKSRPLAPHPLFIEFVKKCAKK comes from the coding sequence ATGAGAAAATATATTTTTGTTATTGGCGGTGTTATGTCAGGAGTTGGAAAAGGTATTACTTCAGCTTCTATTGGAAAGGTTTTGCAAGGCAAAGGGTTTAAAGCCACAGCAGTGAAAATTGATCCATATATAAATGTTGACGCTGGAACAATGAATCCGATTGAACACGGAGAAGTTTTTGTGACTAACGATGGTGATGAAACAGACCAGGACATTGGCAATTATGAGCGTTTTTTAAATCAAGACATTCCGAGCGATAATTATATGACAACAGGAAGAGTTTATCTTTCTGTAATCGAGAGAGAAAGAAATTTAGAATACAAAGGCAAGTGCGTTGAAGTTGTTCCGCATATTCCAGAAGAAGTAATTAACCGTATTAAAAAAGCGTCTTCAATCGCGAACGCTGATTTTACTATTGTTGAAATTGGCGGAACAGTCGGCGAATATCAAAATTTGCTTTTTTTAGAAGCAGCGCGAATGATGCATTTGGAAAATACGGATGGTGTTTTGTTTTTTATGGTAAGTTATCTGCCGATTCCCGACAAAATTGGAGAAATGAAAACCAAGCCAACCCAGCATGCCGTAAGAACATTAAATGCTTCAGGAATTCAGCCGGATTTTATTATTGCAAGGAGCAAAAGGCCGTTAGATGAGCCTCGCAAGAAAAAGATTTCAATTTTTTGCAATATAAAAAGCGAAGATGTAATTTCAGCTCCTGACATAGATTTGATTTATGATGTTCCTATTAATTTTGAAAAAGATAATTTAGGAGATTTGATTTTAAGAAAATTCAATATTAAACAACGCAACCATGATTTGATAGATTGGAAAAATATGGTTAAAAAAGCTAAAAGCGCTGAACAAAAAATAAAGATAGGAATTGTTGGAAAATATTTTAACACAGGCGATTTTATTTTAACTGATTCTTATATTTCCGTCATAGAAGCAGTCAAGCATGGAGCTATTTTTAACAAAATAAAGCCTGAATTCATTTGGCTTTCAACAAAACAGTTGGAGGACGAAGGAACGCGATGTTTAAAAAAATTGGACGGAATAATAATCCCTCAAGGATGGGGCTCCCGCGGGAGTGAAGGAAAAATAAAGGCAATAAAATATTGCAGGGAAAATAAAGTTCCATATTTTGGCTTATGTTATGGAATGCAGATGGCTGTTATTGAATTTGCCAGAAATGTTTGCAATTTAAAAGACGCTGATTCAGCTGAAATTAATCCAAAAACGCCATATCAGATAATTCATATTATGCCAGATCAAGAAAAATATGTAAAAGAAAAAAAATACGGCGGAACTATTCGTTTAGGCGCGTGGCCGTGCAAAGTAAAAAAAGGAACACGTCTTTATGATATTTATAATAAAGAAAAAAATATTTCTGAACGGCATAGGCATCGTTATGAATTTAACAATAAATATAGGGAGCAGGTTGAAAAAGCAGGATTGGTTATTTGCGGAACATCGCCAGACAACAAGTTAGTTGAAGCCATTGAATTGCCTGATCATCCATTTTTTATTGGAACGCAATTTCATCCAGAATATAAATCCCGTCCGCTTGCGCCACATCCGCTTTTTATTGAGTTTGTAAAAAAATGCGCTAAAAAATAA
- the rplI gene encoding 50S ribosomal protein L9: MKVILLQDVKNVGDRGEIKNVSDGYFRNFLLPKKLAEVATEKTISDIKKQDFKNAIKAEKDLLRTEKIAEKLDGQEFIIKAKTNEQGKLYAAISKQDVFKLLNKKKFKIKEEQINMVIIKETGEYDIVIILNHGLEARIKIIVE, translated from the coding sequence ATGAAAGTTATTTTATTGCAAGATGTAAAAAATGTAGGTGATAGGGGGGAAATAAAAAATGTGTCTGACGGATATTTTAGAAATTTTTTGTTGCCAAAAAAGTTGGCTGAAGTTGCCACTGAAAAAACAATATCAGACATAAAAAAGCAGGATTTTAAAAACGCTATAAAAGCAGAAAAGGATTTATTAAGAACAGAAAAAATAGCTGAGAAACTTGATGGGCAAGAATTTATAATCAAAGCAAAAACTAACGAACAAGGAAAACTTTATGCGGCAATAAGCAAACAAGATGTTTTTAAGTTGTTAAATAAAAAAAAGTTTAAAATAAAAGAAGAGCAGATAAATATGGTTATTATAAAAGAGACGGGAGAATATGACATCGTTATTATTTTAAATCATGGATTAGAGGCGAGAATAAAAATAATAGTAGAATAA
- a CDS encoding thioredoxin family protein, whose product MKKKIFILFIFLFLLTGFFTSIKASQNDNNEVELYFFWGDGCTYCEQAKSFIKELKQEFPNLKVMSYEVNKNEDNYKFFRAMSQAYNIEEGIPLFLTENNFLAGYNKSSDDYLRKIVKDCVNSNCDSPLLKLKQANSNDIIFENENRQEQENNNKALLLFIIIFIIIGFVFIFFKKKK is encoded by the coding sequence ATGAAAAAGAAAATTTTTATTTTATTTATATTCCTGTTTTTATTAACAGGTTTTTTTACATCAATAAAGGCTTCGCAAAATGATAATAATGAAGTTGAACTTTATTTTTTTTGGGGAGATGGTTGCACTTATTGTGAACAGGCAAAATCGTTTATTAAAGAATTAAAACAAGAATTTCCAAATTTAAAAGTAATGTCTTATGAAGTGAATAAAAATGAGGATAATTATAAATTTTTTAGAGCAATGTCTCAAGCATATAATATAGAAGAAGGAATTCCGCTTTTTTTAACTGAAAATAATTTTTTAGCTGGATATAATAAAAGTTCAGATGATTATTTGCGAAAAATAGTTAAAGATTGCGTAAATTCAAATTGCGATTCGCCTTTGCTAAAATTAAAACAAGCAAATAGCAACGATATTATTTTTGAAAACGAAAATAGACAAGAACAAGAAAATAATAATAAAGCTTTATTATTATTTATTATTATTTTTATCATTATAGGTTTTGTTTTTATTTTTTTTAAAAAGAAAAAATAA
- a CDS encoding DUF4258 domain-containing protein: MRAVIQNDERKNLFQVKSVLNKQIKTTQNYWEKITVVKHPSIKGKEKEAQKTLKLPDIIRVSNSDKNIFLYYKKYCKNYLCVVVKHKNGDGFIITVYITNKIKEGEQIWKKQKNKN; the protein is encoded by the coding sequence ATGCGAGCGGTTATCCAAAATGATGAAAGAAAAAATTTATTTCAAGTTAAATCTGTTTTGAATAAACAAATAAAAACAACTCAAAATTATTGGGAAAAAATTACGGTTGTTAAGCATCCGTCAATTAAAGGCAAAGAAAAAGAAGCGCAAAAAACATTAAAATTACCAGATATAATAAGGGTTAGTAATTCAGATAAAAATATTTTTCTTTATTATAAAAAATATTGTAAAAATTATTTATGCGTTGTTGTAAAACATAAAAATGGAGATGGTTTTATTATAACGGTTTATATAACTAATAAAATTAAAGAAGGAGAACAAATATGGAAAAAACAAAAGAACAAAAATTAA
- the sppA gene encoding signal peptide peptidase SppA, whose amino-acid sequence MFKKLKQILPCSIFKFQINYSRFNPKNYNWRKVKEFLKIFNLALFAVFIIIMIFYDSSIEESNEEIAYNVSDNIINHLDEYYFTPEDKKNNCNISVIKLHGYLITYIQNENLECSYGECQQIADETSSENIISEIKKAEKDNNIKAIILEIDSCGGYPVAAEEVANALKKAKKPTVALIREYGDSAAYYAATGADIIFASKNSDVGSIGVTMSYLDNVKKNQKDGLTYNQLSSGKYKDAFDHNKSLTADEKQLIMRDVKIIHENFIKDVAENRNLDIEKVRKLADGSSMLGQMALENGLIDKIGGIDEVEEYLKEKINKDIKICW is encoded by the coding sequence ATGTTCAAAAAATTAAAACAAATTTTACCTTGCTCTATTTTTAAATTCCAGATCAATTATTCAAGATTTAATCCAAAAAATTATAATTGGAGAAAAGTTAAAGAATTTTTAAAAATATTTAATTTAGCGCTGTTTGCGGTTTTTATAATTATAATGATTTTTTACGATAGTTCTATTGAAGAGTCAAATGAAGAAATAGCATATAATGTTAGTGATAACATTATTAATCATTTAGATGAATATTATTTTACGCCTGAAGATAAAAAAAATAATTGTAATATTTCTGTAATTAAATTGCATGGCTATTTGATTACATATATTCAAAATGAAAATTTAGAATGTTCTTATGGAGAATGCCAACAAATTGCTGATGAAACATCTTCGGAAAATATAATTTCAGAAATTAAAAAAGCGGAAAAAGATAATAATATCAAAGCAATAATTTTAGAAATAGATTCGTGTGGCGGATATCCCGTAGCTGCCGAAGAAGTGGCAAACGCGTTGAAAAAAGCCAAAAAGCCGACAGTTGCATTGATTAGAGAATATGGAGATTCAGCGGCTTATTACGCGGCTACTGGAGCTGATATTATTTTTGCGTCTAAAAATTCTGATGTTGGAAGCATTGGAGTTACTATGTCTTATTTAGATAATGTTAAAAAAAATCAAAAAGACGGATTAACATACAATCAATTAAGTTCTGGCAAATATAAGGATGCGTTTGACCATAATAAAAGTTTAACAGCAGATGAAAAACAATTAATTATGCGGGATGTTAAAATTATTCATGAAAATTTTATAAAAGATGTTGCTGAAAATAGAAATTTAGATATAGAAAAAGTAAGAAAATTAGCAGACGGTTCGTCTATGCTTGGACAAATGGCTTTGGAAAATGGATTGATTGACAAAATCGGCGGAATAGATGAAGTTGAAGAATATTTAAAAGAGAAGATTAACAAGGATATAAAAATTTGCTGGTAG
- a CDS encoding NADH-ubiquinone oxidoreductase-F iron-sulfur binding region domain-containing protein has protein sequence MDIITRIRKANFLGRGGANFSTAKKWEMFKNEKMDKKYIICNASEGEPDVFKDEYLIANFPEEIINGIKIALDFFSNSQAYIYLRKDLYLKFGLKLKKIIKKEKIKLFKETGGYLCGEETTLISSMEHQRREPKIKPPYPLQKGLKGKPTLINNVETFYYISKIAKQEYKKTRFYCISKDAKKQGVFELPIDWSVKKILQKTKNYPEYDFFVQVGGGACGKIVFGKELNKSVCGTGAIIVYNVKQDLIKLMQKWVNFYINENCGKCVPCREGFYRIREILNSKKIDWKLLKDILEVMKETSLCGLGTSAPTAFLSLMEMMKYR, from the coding sequence ATGGATATTATAACCAGAATTAGAAAAGCAAATTTTTTAGGCCGTGGCGGCGCTAATTTTTCTACCGCAAAAAAATGGGAGATGTTTAAGAATGAAAAAATGGATAAAAAGTATATTATTTGCAACGCGTCAGAGGGCGAGCCAGATGTTTTTAAAGACGAATATCTTATTGCTAATTTTCCAGAAGAAATTATAAATGGAATTAAAATCGCTTTGGACTTTTTTTCTAACAGCCAAGCTTATATTTATTTAAGAAAAGATTTGTATTTAAAATTTGGTTTAAAATTAAAAAAAATAATTAAAAAAGAAAAAATAAAATTGTTTAAAGAAACAGGCGGATATTTATGCGGTGAAGAAACAACTTTGATTTCATCAATGGAACATCAGAGACGCGAGCCAAAAATAAAGCCTCCTTATCCTTTGCAAAAAGGATTAAAGGGAAAGCCAACATTGATAAATAATGTTGAAACTTTTTATTACATTAGTAAAATAGCGAAACAAGAATATAAAAAAACAAGATTTTATTGCATTAGCAAAGATGCTAAAAAACAAGGCGTTTTTGAATTGCCAATAGATTGGAGCGTAAAAAAGATTTTACAAAAAACTAAAAATTATCCAGAATATGATTTTTTCGTTCAGGTAGGCGGAGGCGCCTGCGGAAAAATTGTTTTTGGCAAAGAGCTGAATAAATCAGTATGCGGAACTGGAGCTATCATAGTTTATAACGTGAAACAAGATTTAATAAAGTTGATGCAAAAATGGGTAAATTTTTACATAAATGAAAATTGCGGAAAGTGCGTTCCTTGCAGAGAAGGATTTTACAGAATTAGAGAAATTTTAAACAGTAAAAAAATTGATTGGAAATTATTAAAAGATATTTTAGAAGTTATGAAAGAAACCAGTCTTTGCGGACTGGGAACTTCAGCGCCAACAGCGTTTTTAAGTTTAATGGAAATGATGAAATATAGATAA
- the def gene encoding peptide deformylase produces MILNIKKYPDSILRKEAKEVEKVDDNIKNLILDMTETMQKYNGAGLAAPQVGVSKRIIIANDGNEDLAIINPKIVKKSWRKQKDKEGCLSLPGLEVEINRSKKIIASGISYSGKKIRIEAKDLMARILQHEIDHLNGILIIDRLNEKQKKEYEKTL; encoded by the coding sequence ATGATTTTAAATATTAAAAAATATCCAGATTCTATTTTAAGGAAAGAAGCTAAAGAAGTTGAAAAAGTTGATGATAATATAAAAAATTTGATTTTAGATATGACAGAAACAATGCAGAAATATAACGGCGCTGGGTTGGCGGCTCCGCAAGTCGGAGTCAGCAAAAGGATAATTATAGCAAATGACGGCAATGAAGATTTGGCGATTATCAATCCTAAAATAGTAAAAAAATCTTGGCGTAAACAAAAAGATAAAGAAGGATGCCTTAGCTTGCCTGGCTTGGAAGTTGAAATTAACAGAAGCAAAAAAATAATTGCGTCAGGCATCAGTTATTCAGGAAAAAAAATCAGAATAGAAGCTAAAGATTTGATGGCTCGGATTTTACAGCACGAAATTGATCATCTGAACGGGATTTTGATTATTGATAGATTAAATGAAAAACAAAAAAAAGAATATGAAAAAACTTTATAA